From Anomalospiza imberbis isolate Cuckoo-Finch-1a 21T00152 chromosome 6, ASM3175350v1, whole genome shotgun sequence, one genomic window encodes:
- the LOC137475962 gene encoding mucin-6-like, whose protein sequence is MLPVGRYCIHFLPFQDKNQTACRQDPQSQCSLFPREYSVQHSPASLVYILNLSRLTTSTSKFCSLHPQKLCALLPAAFTPEQSTVPHIWPPVTTKKTSAATSISSTSRTSVSTGASPPSSTEVPLETASPPPSSPPVPSSPLSTRLPSTATTSTASSTAAPSTSPRPTPTTLRPKTSSPTTSAAKESPVTESSAPTTAKTSTLPSPASSPSSSVSSTWLSSSQPAFTHEQLTVPHIWPPVTTKKTTAATSISSTSRTSVSTGASPPSSTEVPLETASPHPSSPPVPSSPLSTRLPSTATTSTASSTAAPSTSPRPTPTTLRPKTSSPTTSAAKESPVTESSAPTTAKTSTLPSSASSPSSSVSSTWLSSSQPAFPHEQSTVPHIAPPVTTHQTTATTSISSTSKTSVSTEVPLETSPNPSSPPVPSSPLSTWVPSTATSPFSSASASTVSTMSVPTSLTTSTFRSAGSTTHSYFENTTLTPHGRTSSLAVPTSISAQSRPALIPTVLSTTITFAPHVITMASTQSVEQSSLQTTTLTTARTTSSPPLTSGLSTSLSSVVPSTVPHENCREVKYEEEITYKGCSTNVTLSRCEGSCPSSTKLDVEKMMVTTACGCCRPLELLKKQFQLPCQDPDNPGRRLTTEIIAFSGCVCNIDSCTH, encoded by the exons ATGTTGCCTGTTGGAAGGTACTGTATCCATTTCCTCCCTTTTCAAGACAAAAACCAGACAGCTTGTAGACAGGACCCACAGTCTCAGTGCTCcctttttcccagggaatattCAgtacagcacagccctgctAGTCTTGTTTATATCCTAAATCTGAGCCGTCTGACCACCTCCACTTCCAAATTTTGCTCCCTTCATCCTCAAAAGCTCTGTGCTTTACTTCCAGCAGCCTTCACCCCCGAACAGTCAACTGTGCCACACATCTGGCCACCTGTAACCACCAAGAAGACCTCAGCTGCCACCTCcatcagcagcacctccaggacCTCTGTCTCCACAGGAGCCAGCCCAccaagcagcacagaagtgCCTCTGGAAACAGCCTCTCCACCTCCCAGCTCTccacctgtccccagcagcccgCTCAGCACCCGGCTGCCATCCACTGCCACCACATCCACAGCCtcctccacagcagctcctaGCACCAGCCCCAGGCCCACACCTACAACCCTGAGGCCCAAGACTTCTTCCCCAACAACCAGTGCTGCAAAGGAGTCTCCTGTAACAGAGTCCTCTGCACCCAccacagccaaaaccagcacgcTGCCATCACCTGCTTCTTCTCCCTCCTCATCTGTGTCCTCAACATGGCTCAGCTCCTCACAGCCTG CCTTCACCCATGAACAGTTAACTGTGCCACACATCTGGCCACCTGTAACCACCAAGAAGACCACAGCTGCCACCTCcatcagcagcacctccaggacCTCTGTCTCCACAGGAGCCAGCCCAccaagcagcacagaagtgCCTCTGGAAACAGCCTCTCCACATCCCAGCTCTccacctgtccccagcagcccgCTCAGCACCCGGCTGCCATCCACTGCCACCACATCCACAGCCtcctccacagcagctcctaGCACCAGCCCCAGGCCCACACCTACAACCCTGAGGCCCAAGACTTCTTCCCCCACAACCAGTGCTGCAAAGGAGTCTCCTGTAACAGAGTCCTCTGCACCCAccacagccaaaaccagcacgcTGCCATCATCTGCTTCTTCTCCCTCCTCATCTGTGTCCTCAACATGGCTCAGCTCCTCACAGCCTG CCTTCCCCCATGAACAGTCAACTGTGCCACACATTGCGCCACCTGTGACCACACATCAGACCACAGCCACCACCTCCATCAGCAGCACCTCCAAGACCTCTGTCTCCACAGAAGTGCCTCTAGAAACCTCtccaaatcccagctctccGCCTGTTCCCAGCAGCCCGCTCAGCACCTGGGTGCCATCCACTGCCACGTCCCCATTCTCTTCTGCTTCGGCCTCAACTGTCAGCACCATGTCTGTGCCTACATCCCTGACTACTTCCACGTTTAGGTCTGCTGGGAGCACTACACATTCTTACTTTGAAAATACCACATTGACTCCACATGGCAGAACATCTTCATTAGCTGTCCCTACCAGTATCTCTGCCCAGTCTAGGCCAGCGTTGATCCCAACTGTTTTGTCTACAACTATTACCTTTGCTCCCCATGTTATCACGATGGCTTCTACACAGTCAGTTGAACAGAGTTCCCTGCAAACAACAACATTGACCACTGCCCGCACAACATCATCTCCTCCTCTCACCTCTGGACTTTCAACATCCCTGTCCTCTGTTGTGCCATCAACAGTGCCACACG AGAATTGTAGAGAAGTCAAATATGAAGAAGAAATAACTTACAAAGGCTGTTCCACAAATGTCACTTTGAGCCGATGTGAAGGATCATGTCCCTCTTCAACAAA GCTGGATGTTGAGAAGATGATGGTCACCACAGCATGTGGCTGCTGTAGGCCACTTGAACTTCTTAAGAAGCAATTCCAACTACCATGCCAAGACCCAGATAACCCTGGAAGAAGGCTCACCACAGAAATAATTGCATTTAGTGGCTGTGTGTGTAACATTGACAGTTGCACACACTAA